The following proteins are encoded in a genomic region of Danio rerio strain Tuebingen ecotype United States chromosome 16, GRCz12tu, whole genome shotgun sequence:
- the LOC141378276 gene encoding serine/threonine-protein kinase pim-2-like isoform X1, whose protein sequence is MDGKQFIIKSTTSEVDSNVPGYPLPIPIEVAMMTIVRDPPSPLLIKLQEWFLVKVEKLPRGKVCKTIMLVMEYLGPCRTLEDFLQKHQHLEERVARTLILQIVKAAQECLRRKICHHDIHDCNILVIDRPLQIKLIDFGCGMHICHDPKKYPPDTRISPKKAVKNTVKQLFGIMREIEKQCSSIPEEFMAFMNTCITLGDDDQRLQTVQQILDQPWLKNQ, encoded by the exons ATGGACGGCAAACAG TTTATCATCAAGTCGACTACTTCAGAAGTTGACAGCAATGTG CCTGGATATCCGTTACCCATACCAATCGAAGTGGCCATGATGACAATTGTGAGAGATCCCCCCAGCCCGCTGCTCATCAAGCTCCAGGAATGGTTTTTAGTTAAAGTGGAGAAATTGCCAAGAGGA AAAGTGTGTAAGACAATAATGTTGGTGATGGAGTATCTCGGCCCGTGCAGAACACTGGAGGATTTCCTGCAGAAGCACCAACACCTGGAGGAGAGAGTCGCGCGTACGCTTATCCtgcagattgtcaaagcagcgcaGGAGTGCTTGAGGCGGAAAATTTGTCATCATGATATTCATGATTGTAATATCCTCGTCATCGACCGGCCTCTGCAAATCAAGCTAATTGATTTTGGCTGTGGGATGCACATCTGTCATG ATCCAAAGAAATACCCACCAGACACAAGGATATCTCCAAAGAAGGCGGTTAAAAACACAGTGAAGCAGCTGTTTGGCATCATGCGGGAAATAGAAAAACAATGTTCCAGCATACCTGAAG aaTTCATGGCATTTATGAATACCTGCATTACCCTTGGGGATGATGATCAGAGACTGCAAACAGTGCAGCAGATTCTGGATCAGCCATGGCTaaaaaaccaataa
- the LOC141378276 gene encoding serine/threonine-protein kinase pim-2-like isoform X2 → MLVMEYLGPCRTLEDFLQKHQHLEERVARTLILQIVKAAQECLRRKICHHDIHDCNILVIDRPLQIKLIDFGCGMHICHDPKKYPPDTRISPKKAVKNTVKQLFGIMREIEKQCSSIPEEFMAFMNTCITLGDDDQRLQTVQQILDQPWLKNQ, encoded by the exons ATGTTGGTGATGGAGTATCTCGGCCCGTGCAGAACACTGGAGGATTTCCTGCAGAAGCACCAACACCTGGAGGAGAGAGTCGCGCGTACGCTTATCCtgcagattgtcaaagcagcgcaGGAGTGCTTGAGGCGGAAAATTTGTCATCATGATATTCATGATTGTAATATCCTCGTCATCGACCGGCCTCTGCAAATCAAGCTAATTGATTTTGGCTGTGGGATGCACATCTGTCATG ATCCAAAGAAATACCCACCAGACACAAGGATATCTCCAAAGAAGGCGGTTAAAAACACAGTGAAGCAGCTGTTTGGCATCATGCGGGAAATAGAAAAACAATGTTCCAGCATACCTGAAG aaTTCATGGCATTTATGAATACCTGCATTACCCTTGGGGATGATGATCAGAGACTGCAAACAGTGCAGCAGATTCTGGATCAGCCATGGCTaaaaaaccaataa
- the si:dkey-56d12.4 gene encoding uncharacterized protein LOC799220 translates to MSSIACSVRGCHNNWIKRRNQLQQQCYEHRVTRSECCGAPYDLHPPPKDDEHLRQWLKALNLKQPPKRPYVCSYHFVDGKPTDRHPYPEKWLGYEAPVKKPRRVLERLYDSDPSVAASNAVDSCEDEPVCMPLNCDAETQWEDLCVSEHSYTKSQLNLKPPTRDMQTQCNESQPLYITLLRKNDLCQLYTGLTLDAFHSVAEHLTNAYSNSFQLHPWDQLLMTLMKLRLNLLQGDLAERFAVSQSIVSKVISCWIDIMEENMRDYVPWLPKETIQATMPQCFREQFPNTTCIIDCSETPLQKPHNLDSRGESYSHYYGQNTIKYLVSIAPCGLIMFISPAYGGRCSDKFITANSGFLEYLRPGDEVMADRGFTISDLLYEKKVKLVIPAFTKKGMQLSEEDTTNTRRIANVRVHVERVICRLKTFKIISQTVPINLTPKIDKILRICAALCNLRSDIISDVEDE, encoded by the exons ATGTCAAGCATTGCGTGTTCAGTTCGGGGCTGCCATAACAATTGGATAAAGAGGAGAAACCAATTACAACAACAGTGTTATGAACACAGAGTGACCCGGTCGGAGTGTTGTGGTGCACCTTACGATTTACATCCACCACCTAAAGATGATGAGCACCTGAGGCAATGGCTGAAGGCGCTCAATTTAAAACAGCCACCCAAGCGCCCTTACGTGTGTTCTTACCATTTCGTTGACGGAAAGCCAACTGATAGACACCCTTACCCCGAGAAATGGCTCGGCTACGAAGCTCCGGTAAAAAAGCCACGCCGGGTGCTGGAAAGGTTGTACGATTCAG ATCCATCAGTGGCTGCCAGTAATGCAGTGGACAGCTGTGAAGATGAACCTGTGTGCATGCCCCTAAATTGTGATGCAGAAACACAATGGGAGGATCTATGCGTCTCTGAGCACAGCTACACAAAGTCACAGCTCAACCTGAAGCCACCGACAAGGGATATGCAAACCCAGTGCAATGAGTCACAGCCGCTGTATATAACGCTACTAAGAAAAAATGACCTTTGTCAGCTCTACACAGGGTTGACATTAGATGCATTTCATTCAGTTGCAGAGCACCTTACAAATGCATACAGCAACAGCTTCCAGCTTCATCCATGGGATCAGCTCCTAATGACTCTGATGAAGTTGCGTCTTAATTTACTGCAGGGCGATCTTGCTGAAAGGTTTGCTGTTTCTCAATCCATCGTAAGCAAGGTGATTTCATGTTGGATTGACATCATGGAGGAGAACATGAGGGATTACGTACCATGGCTTCCCAAGGAAACGATCCAAGCAACAATGCCTCAGTGCTTCAGAGAACAGTTTCCAAATACAACCTGCATTATTGACTGTTCTGAGACACCACTTCAAAAGCCACACAACCTTGACTCAAGAGGCGAGTCCTACAGTCACTACTATGGGCAGAACACAATAAAATACCTGGTCTCCATTGCACCATGTGGACTAATTATGTTCATCTCACCTGCATATGGAGGAAGGTGCAGTGATAAATTCATAACTGCAAACTCGGGTTTCCTTGAATACCTTCGTCCAGGAGATGAAGTAATGGCAGATAGAGGCTTCACGATTAGTGATCTCCTctatgaaaaaaaagtaaaactggtTATTCCAGCATTCACCAAGAAAGGCATGCAACTTTCGGAGGAAGACACCACCAACACTAGGCGCATTGCTAATGTACGTGTCCATGTTGAGCGGGTAATCTGTAGATTGAAAACCTTCAAAATCATCTCTCAAACAGTTCCAATCAACCTTACCcctaaaattgacaaaattttGAGAATTTGTGCAGCCCTGTGTAATTTACGTAGCGACATAATTTCTGATGTAGaggatgaataa